One part of the Arthrobacter sp. EM1 genome encodes these proteins:
- a CDS encoding MbtH family protein codes for MTNPFDDKSATFSVLVNEYQQHSLWPAFAAVPQGWVTMFGPDSREACLDYVSRTWTDMAPRKVAELATAQ; via the coding sequence GTGACGAATCCATTCGATGACAAGTCCGCAACGTTCTCCGTACTCGTGAACGAGTACCAGCAGCACTCCCTCTGGCCGGCTTTCGCGGCAGTGCCGCAGGGCTGGGTCACCATGTTTGGCCCGGACAGCCGGGAGGCCTGCCTCGACTACGTATCCCGGACCTGGACGGATATGGCGCCGCGCAAGGTCGCAGAACTCGCTACTGCGCAGTGA
- a CDS encoding non-ribosomal peptide synthetase: MSPNPLNAQPNTSGGRLDLSPAQRGIWYAQRLAPENPMYQIGQFVEIEGTLEVPVLAEALARAVAETDALNVAFGEDHAGPFQLPRSNPAGLDVTDLSGANDPEAQARMLMDSDLGFPRDVITDELLHTELIRISDQRHFFYQRVHHLMLDGYSAVLVLKRVAELYQGLLGGSDGNGAGRDRPRAFGALPELLAAESDYAESATADADRSFWKDQLQGASAATGLAGRPTGTASSLVRATRTLPPTAVAALASATGSAPAQILTTAALYLHRITGEREVSVALPVTARRGQLAKSTPSMLSNILPIRIGVEPGATVRDTVSAMGATLRGALIHQRARFEDLNAQSGYRGPSVNILPVLENISFGPARGTMNILSTGPIDDLSIIIHGLAGGSAPEGGSRGKAAPTVQFEANAALYSTSELQEHLERFVRLLDAVATEPESLLASLSVTTAAEELSLLAAGEAGDADLPGHTIVEEFRLNARESGPRTAVVAPDGELTFGELESRSNQLARFLSSHGAGPGQTVAVRLGRSVLLPVAILAILKSGAAYLPLDPDYPAGRVEGMLEDAAPVRLLTSGAFTGDASEHADLATDVPVTVLDAALMVSCLDGKDASPLPCPAGQQDLAYVIFTSGSTGRPKGVGVEHLALLNLYTSHRESIFAPAEERLGRKLRVAHTAGLSFDASWDPILWLIAGHELHLVDNQTRRDPEALSSYLAGTGIDSIETTPSFAKVLLAGGLFDQAAHPSVVALGGEAVDPPLWSALAEKEGLVAYNFYGPTETTVDSLTAVMSPGTEPTLGDSVANSRHYILDSGLNPVPVNAIGELYVAGINLARGYLDQPGLSAERFVADPFVPDGSRMYRTGDVVRRLPDGTLEFRGRMDAQVKIRGFRIELAEIEEALRGLDGVEHAAVAVTKNRAGYDQLLGYVTAAGPDGTTLDTAGLRHAVRRQLPDYMVPTAVQQIPDIPLTANGKLDSRALPAPQQETAVSTPRNERERIVADAFKEVLGLDAVGVDDDFFELGGHSLLATRLVALLRDRTGVAPALRTVFEQATVAALAGTLELGANNAHPLKPADRPAVVPLSFAQRRLWFLNRFDPESGAYNIPVVLDLKGTLDVPALYAAINRLAGRHETLRTVFPLIDGEPAQQILPDGERPVELLAVQCSAEGLPGALAAETRRGFDVTRELPLRAVLFQLAPEHHVLAITLHHIAADGWSLAPLAQDLSLAYNALASGADTALAPLPVQYADYTLWQRGELGSEADPTSAISRQLEFWTRELRGAPEELRLPFDFIRGAHSAAGPASSVPLTIRPETSARLNALAREHNASLFMVLQAALAALLTKSGAGEDIPLGTPVAGRTDTQLNELVGFFVNTLVLRTNTSGNPTAAELVESVRYTNLHAYANQDAPFERVVEELNPARSQHRHPLFQVMLTLQNTAAAGLNMNGLDATADLSQEPGGAKFDLLLDLVEAATDEDGPAATGIRGSLAYNPALFARSTVEQLVAGYVAVIEQFAADPGITLDRLRIQSPEQHQLALAHSLSAGAPGSGDFGPETVVDALRATMARTPNAPALVDATGAMSFARLDARVRALAAGLMASGVGPGDRVAVALPRTADVVTAALAVLAAGAVYIPVDLSYPQERIRVILEDGAPAVVISAAPSAADRGTDGPRHLDVGTLLAAGAEVTDADLAQRRPAAGDLAYVLYTSGSTGRPKGVAVPHGALANLYRHHHRTLYVPRFQAAGPDGTVSVAHIAGLGFDAAWDPMLWLIAGAELHIVADEVRSDAESLAGYCRSHGIDVLETTPSYAGQLLHSGLLDPARDQPLLLALGGEAVTAELWTQLASTPEVAAHNFYGPTEFTVDSVTAEISGGSPSIGRGIANTDTFVLDPYLALAPAGVPGELYLAGPGMARGYDRRPAETACRFVANPFAADGSRMYRTGDLVRRAPDGSLEFLSRTDEQVKVRGFRIELGEIEAALASHPQLDRAVAVADGEPAHRVVAYYTGSAGAEDLRELAAGKLPDYMVPSVFMQLSAIPLTPHGKLDRKALPAPSAGTGAGSGAAPETADERTMCGIFADVLGVAEVSMGDDFFVLGGHSLLAVSMMGGIRDAFGTELPLRMLFNEPTPAGLLSAVHRQTGTPGTEASAAAPATAPGSGQREPAAEPVSLTEWLANNDSARNARPELSYAQSRMWFLNQLDPGSADYNISLAVRLTGELDEQALAAAVGALFRRHDVLRTIYPETGGVPEQLVLDPSDATHGAGMHLTVNPPAARDAVPVLLRDDAEHGFDVRSELPLRARLIPVRSAGSPEWVLHLVMHHIASDGASLAPLARDLSAAYTAARGQGPAAAPAPLPLQYADYAHWQRQQLDGSALTAKLDHWRRTLAGIPAELMLPADHRRPRESRQPGRQLGFLLGADSVTALNALASASNASLFMALHAALAAFLHRSGAGEDLVIGSPTAGRTDPALRELVGFFVNTLPLRVDAAGDPSLRTMLGRSREGILDAFDHNDVPFERLVEAVNPDRELGRHPLFQTMLTVDTGAPAVPQLPGVRVDAEPETGSGEAKFDLSFTFRPDGGNGGLAGTLDYNAAMFEDATARRLAASFGRFLELAAASPDTPVSLLGLIGTAEAGALMKVTAGSRSDPSAEDPEPGILAAFAATVRATPDAAAVVAADGTLSFAGLAASASRIAAALTGTGVSRGDVVSVLLPRSRATVEGMFGVLAAGAVYNPIDTEYPDERASAIIADAAPPVILTSRSVAARVEQILAGLTVRPRVLVLEDLAAVTEPEKEPGRDTVAAALAAFAVPEPRELAYVIFTSGSTGRPKGVEISHGALAALLGSHRETLLSGLGHRRAAHTTGVGFDASWDPILWMVAGHELHLIDDETRRDAQQLAAYFAAHGINAWETTPGYLRQLLAEPEFTRLLEAHTPGGGEAERFSLALGGEAFDAGLWNTVAAHRGVQAWNLYGPTEATVDTVLARVGGTGEPVLGSPTAGTRLYVLDDRLQHTLPGAAGELYIAGRQLARGYRGRPELTAERFIADPFTGGGERMYRTGDLVFRHADGRLVFAGRNDDQLKIRGFRVEPGEVEQALRSAAGVSAAVVRAVGTDGGTRLIGYVVPAAPGHTADSADGPDAGTLSGEVRDHVRGLLPDYMVPAAVVVIDEVPLTPHGKVDTAALPDPGSTARTAGRGPRTPREKTVAAIFADVLSLDRAGVDESFFELGGHSFLARPLIAKVNAALGTELTVQSLFRAPTVEGLLREASKGAQESAADSLRQLLPLRTTGTKLPLFAVHPASGISWGYASMLGKLDPERPLFGLQMPGMEPGRTHPIEAANLTELADDYIAKLRSVQPAGPYHLMGWSFGGHLVHRLATRLQELGEEVAFLAILDAFPGNQEDNAKVGTGQALWASYLEAQGYELGEQDKAGLDGQRAQEILREHHNPLGSVPLDSVNAMVGNFPPLARLIRQEQPQVFDGDLLFLRATREVPEGTPGTGAWQPFISGTITDVAVDERHSQLLSDRALSAIMPALAIQLGSGPE, encoded by the coding sequence ATGTCCCCGAATCCTCTGAACGCCCAGCCCAACACCTCCGGCGGCCGGCTGGATCTGAGTCCCGCGCAGCGGGGCATCTGGTACGCGCAGCGGCTGGCGCCGGAGAATCCGATGTACCAGATCGGGCAGTTCGTCGAGATTGAGGGAACGCTTGAGGTGCCGGTGCTGGCCGAGGCGCTGGCCCGGGCCGTGGCGGAAACCGATGCCCTCAATGTGGCCTTCGGCGAGGACCATGCAGGTCCGTTCCAGCTGCCGCGGTCCAACCCGGCCGGACTGGACGTCACGGATCTTAGCGGCGCCAACGACCCCGAGGCCCAAGCCCGGATGCTGATGGACTCGGACCTGGGCTTCCCCCGCGATGTCATCACCGATGAGCTGCTGCACACCGAACTGATCAGGATTTCCGACCAGCGGCACTTCTTCTACCAGCGCGTGCACCACCTGATGCTGGACGGCTACTCGGCCGTGCTGGTGCTCAAGCGCGTGGCAGAGCTTTATCAGGGCCTGCTGGGGGGCTCCGACGGCAATGGCGCCGGGCGTGACCGGCCGCGGGCCTTCGGCGCCTTGCCCGAGCTGCTGGCCGCCGAGAGCGACTACGCAGAATCAGCGACCGCCGACGCTGACCGCAGCTTTTGGAAAGACCAGCTGCAGGGCGCTTCGGCCGCAACAGGACTCGCCGGCCGGCCGACGGGTACGGCCAGTTCGCTGGTCCGCGCCACCAGGACGCTGCCGCCCACGGCCGTCGCCGCGCTGGCCTCAGCCACCGGATCCGCACCTGCCCAGATCCTCACAACGGCAGCCCTTTACCTGCACCGGATCACCGGCGAACGCGAGGTCTCCGTGGCACTGCCGGTGACCGCGCGCCGCGGCCAACTGGCGAAATCCACGCCGTCCATGCTCTCCAACATCCTGCCGATCCGGATCGGCGTCGAACCCGGCGCGACAGTGCGGGATACCGTCAGCGCCATGGGCGCCACCCTGCGCGGCGCCCTCATCCACCAGCGCGCCCGCTTCGAGGACCTGAATGCCCAGAGCGGCTACCGCGGCCCCTCGGTGAATATCCTGCCCGTCCTGGAAAACATCAGTTTTGGCCCGGCCCGCGGCACCATGAACATTCTCTCCACCGGCCCCATCGATGACCTCTCCATCATCATCCACGGCCTGGCCGGCGGTTCGGCGCCCGAGGGCGGTTCCCGCGGCAAAGCGGCGCCCACCGTCCAGTTCGAAGCCAACGCGGCGCTCTACAGCACATCGGAACTGCAGGAGCATCTGGAGCGCTTCGTCCGGCTCCTCGACGCCGTAGCTACCGAGCCCGAGTCGCTTCTGGCCTCACTGTCGGTGACCACCGCAGCCGAAGAACTTTCGCTGCTGGCGGCCGGGGAGGCCGGGGACGCGGACCTTCCCGGGCACACCATAGTGGAGGAGTTCCGGCTCAACGCCCGCGAGTCCGGCCCCCGGACCGCCGTCGTGGCGCCCGACGGCGAACTGACCTTCGGCGAGCTCGAATCGCGGTCGAACCAGCTGGCCAGGTTCCTCAGCAGCCACGGGGCGGGCCCCGGGCAGACCGTTGCCGTCCGGCTGGGCCGCAGCGTCCTGCTGCCCGTCGCAATCCTGGCGATCCTGAAATCCGGCGCCGCATACCTGCCGCTGGACCCGGACTACCCGGCGGGCCGGGTCGAGGGCATGCTCGAAGATGCCGCGCCGGTCCGGCTGCTGACGTCCGGAGCCTTCACCGGCGACGCGTCCGAGCATGCCGACCTCGCCACGGATGTACCCGTCACTGTGCTCGATGCCGCCCTGATGGTGTCCTGCCTGGACGGCAAGGACGCATCACCGCTTCCGTGCCCGGCCGGCCAGCAGGATCTCGCGTACGTCATCTTTACCTCCGGTTCCACCGGCCGGCCCAAAGGCGTCGGCGTCGAGCATCTGGCCCTGCTGAACCTTTACACCTCGCACCGGGAGAGCATCTTCGCCCCCGCAGAAGAGCGGCTGGGGCGGAAGTTGCGGGTCGCGCACACCGCAGGGTTGTCCTTTGACGCCTCCTGGGACCCCATCCTCTGGCTCATCGCCGGACATGAACTGCATCTGGTGGACAACCAGACCCGCCGGGACCCGGAAGCCCTCAGCAGCTACCTGGCCGGCACCGGCATCGACTCGATCGAAACCACCCCGTCCTTCGCCAAGGTGCTGCTGGCCGGGGGCTTGTTCGACCAGGCCGCCCACCCATCCGTGGTGGCCCTGGGCGGCGAAGCCGTCGACCCGCCGCTGTGGAGCGCCCTCGCCGAGAAGGAAGGGCTCGTGGCCTACAACTTCTACGGCCCCACGGAGACGACTGTCGATTCCCTCACCGCCGTGATGTCCCCCGGCACGGAACCGACCCTCGGTGACTCCGTAGCCAACAGCCGGCACTACATCCTGGACTCCGGCCTGAACCCGGTTCCCGTCAACGCCATCGGTGAGCTCTACGTCGCCGGCATCAACCTGGCCCGCGGCTACCTTGACCAGCCCGGGCTCAGCGCCGAACGCTTCGTCGCCGACCCGTTCGTTCCGGACGGCTCCCGGATGTACCGGACCGGCGACGTCGTCCGGCGCCTGCCGGACGGCACCCTGGAATTCCGCGGCCGGATGGACGCCCAGGTCAAGATCCGCGGTTTCCGGATCGAGCTCGCCGAAATCGAGGAAGCGCTCCGCGGCCTCGACGGGGTGGAACACGCCGCCGTCGCCGTCACGAAGAACCGCGCCGGCTACGACCAGCTGCTCGGCTATGTCACCGCGGCCGGACCGGACGGAACCACACTGGACACGGCCGGACTCCGGCACGCAGTCCGCCGGCAGCTGCCGGATTATATGGTGCCCACCGCCGTGCAGCAGATCCCCGACATCCCGCTGACCGCCAACGGCAAACTGGACTCCCGGGCCCTTCCTGCTCCGCAGCAGGAAACCGCCGTCTCGACGCCACGCAATGAGCGGGAACGGATCGTAGCCGATGCCTTTAAGGAGGTCCTGGGCCTCGACGCCGTCGGCGTGGACGACGACTTTTTTGAACTCGGCGGCCACTCGCTGCTGGCGACCCGGCTCGTGGCACTGCTGCGGGACCGGACCGGGGTCGCACCGGCGCTGCGCACGGTTTTTGAACAGGCCACCGTGGCTGCCCTCGCCGGCACCCTTGAGTTGGGAGCCAACAACGCCCACCCGCTCAAGCCCGCCGACCGCCCGGCCGTTGTGCCGCTGTCCTTCGCCCAGCGCAGGCTGTGGTTCCTGAACCGCTTCGATCCGGAGTCCGGCGCCTACAACATCCCTGTGGTGCTGGACCTCAAAGGCACCCTGGACGTCCCGGCGCTTTATGCTGCGATCAACAGGCTGGCCGGACGCCACGAAACACTGCGGACGGTTTTTCCGCTGATCGACGGTGAACCCGCCCAGCAGATCCTGCCCGACGGCGAGCGGCCGGTGGAACTGCTGGCTGTCCAGTGCAGCGCCGAAGGACTGCCGGGCGCCCTCGCAGCGGAAACCCGCCGCGGCTTCGACGTCACACGCGAACTGCCGCTGCGCGCCGTGCTGTTCCAGCTGGCGCCGGAGCACCACGTATTGGCCATCACACTGCATCACATTGCCGCAGACGGCTGGTCCCTGGCACCGCTCGCGCAGGATCTCTCGCTCGCCTACAACGCCCTCGCCTCGGGCGCGGACACCGCACTGGCGCCGCTGCCGGTGCAATACGCCGACTACACGCTGTGGCAGCGCGGCGAACTGGGCAGCGAAGCTGACCCGACGAGTGCCATCTCCCGCCAGCTGGAGTTCTGGACCCGCGAACTGCGCGGCGCTCCGGAGGAACTCCGGCTGCCGTTCGACTTCATCCGGGGCGCGCACAGCGCCGCCGGACCGGCGTCGTCAGTTCCCCTGACCATCCGTCCGGAAACCAGCGCCCGGCTAAACGCGCTGGCACGCGAACACAACGCCAGCCTCTTTATGGTGCTGCAGGCCGCGCTCGCGGCCCTGCTCACCAAGTCCGGCGCGGGAGAGGACATCCCGCTCGGCACCCCCGTGGCCGGCCGCACGGACACCCAGCTCAACGAGCTGGTGGGCTTCTTCGTCAACACCCTGGTGCTGCGGACCAACACCTCCGGAAATCCCACCGCGGCGGAGCTCGTGGAAAGTGTCAGGTACACAAACCTGCACGCCTACGCCAACCAGGACGCGCCCTTTGAGCGTGTGGTCGAGGAGCTCAACCCGGCCCGGTCCCAGCACCGCCACCCTCTGTTCCAGGTGATGCTCACGCTGCAGAACACTGCGGCTGCCGGGCTGAACATGAACGGGCTCGATGCCACCGCGGACCTGAGCCAGGAACCGGGCGGGGCTAAATTCGACCTGCTGCTGGACCTGGTGGAAGCTGCCACCGATGAGGACGGGCCCGCGGCCACCGGCATCCGCGGCTCACTCGCCTACAACCCCGCGTTGTTCGCCCGGTCCACCGTCGAGCAGCTCGTGGCAGGGTACGTAGCAGTGATCGAGCAGTTCGCCGCAGATCCCGGGATCACGCTGGACCGGCTGCGGATCCAGTCCCCCGAGCAGCACCAGCTCGCCCTGGCACACAGCCTGAGTGCAGGGGCACCCGGGTCCGGCGACTTCGGCCCGGAAACCGTCGTGGATGCCCTCCGCGCCACGATGGCACGGACTCCGAACGCGCCGGCACTCGTGGACGCCACCGGGGCCATGAGTTTCGCCCGGCTCGATGCCCGGGTCCGGGCCCTCGCCGCCGGACTGATGGCCTCCGGTGTGGGCCCTGGCGACCGGGTCGCCGTTGCCCTGCCGCGCACTGCCGACGTGGTGACTGCGGCCCTCGCGGTACTGGCCGCCGGCGCCGTCTACATCCCCGTGGACCTTTCCTACCCGCAGGAGCGGATCCGGGTGATCCTTGAAGACGGCGCTCCCGCCGTCGTCATCTCCGCCGCACCGTCCGCGGCGGACCGCGGCACCGACGGCCCGCGGCACCTCGACGTCGGCACGCTGCTGGCGGCGGGTGCCGAGGTCACCGACGCGGACCTGGCACAGCGCCGCCCGGCCGCCGGCGACCTCGCCTACGTGCTCTACACCTCCGGTTCCACCGGGCGACCCAAGGGCGTCGCCGTGCCGCACGGCGCACTGGCCAACCTGTACCGGCACCACCACCGCACACTGTACGTACCGCGCTTCCAGGCCGCCGGTCCGGACGGTACCGTGTCCGTGGCCCATATCGCCGGGCTTGGCTTCGACGCCGCCTGGGACCCGATGCTGTGGCTGATCGCCGGCGCGGAGCTCCACATCGTGGCTGACGAGGTCCGCAGCGACGCCGAATCACTCGCTGGCTACTGCCGCAGCCACGGCATCGACGTGCTGGAAACGACGCCGTCCTACGCCGGCCAGCTTCTGCACAGCGGCCTGCTCGACCCGGCCCGGGACCAGCCGCTGCTCCTCGCCCTTGGCGGCGAGGCTGTGACGGCCGAGCTCTGGACGCAGCTGGCCTCGACTCCCGAGGTCGCGGCCCATAACTTCTACGGTCCCACTGAGTTCACTGTGGACTCGGTGACCGCTGAGATCAGCGGCGGCTCACCGTCCATCGGCCGTGGCATCGCCAATACGGACACCTTTGTCCTGGACCCGTACCTGGCGCTGGCTCCGGCAGGCGTGCCGGGCGAGCTGTACCTTGCCGGTCCCGGCATGGCACGCGGCTACGACCGGCGCCCCGCCGAGACGGCCTGCCGTTTTGTGGCCAACCCCTTCGCCGCCGACGGCAGCCGGATGTACCGCACCGGCGACCTGGTCCGCCGGGCACCGGATGGCTCCCTGGAGTTCCTCTCCCGCACGGACGAACAGGTCAAGGTCCGCGGTTTCCGGATCGAACTCGGCGAAATTGAGGCCGCGCTGGCCTCCCACCCGCAGCTTGACCGCGCGGTAGCCGTGGCCGACGGCGAGCCGGCCCACCGTGTGGTGGCCTACTACACGGGGAGCGCCGGAGCCGAGGATCTGCGCGAGCTGGCCGCCGGCAAGCTGCCCGACTACATGGTGCCGTCCGTCTTTATGCAGTTGTCCGCGATTCCCCTGACGCCGCACGGCAAGCTGGACCGCAAAGCCCTGCCGGCTCCCTCCGCGGGCACCGGCGCGGGCTCCGGGGCCGCTCCCGAGACCGCTGACGAACGCACCATGTGCGGGATCTTCGCCGATGTCTTGGGCGTTGCTGAGGTCTCGATGGGCGATGACTTCTTCGTCCTGGGCGGACACTCCCTGCTCGCCGTCTCGATGATGGGCGGAATCCGCGACGCCTTTGGCACCGAACTTCCGCTGCGTATGCTCTTCAACGAGCCCACACCGGCCGGGCTGCTCTCGGCAGTGCACCGGCAGACCGGTACCCCGGGGACCGAAGCTTCCGCGGCGGCGCCGGCAACGGCGCCGGGCTCCGGGCAGCGGGAGCCGGCCGCTGAGCCGGTCTCCCTTACGGAATGGCTGGCAAACAACGATTCTGCCCGCAATGCCCGGCCGGAGCTCTCGTACGCCCAGTCCCGGATGTGGTTCCTCAACCAGCTGGATCCGGGCTCGGCCGACTACAACATCTCCCTGGCGGTGCGTCTGACCGGTGAACTCGACGAACAGGCACTGGCCGCCGCCGTCGGCGCGCTGTTCCGGCGCCACGACGTCCTCCGGACCATCTACCCGGAGACCGGCGGAGTTCCGGAGCAGCTGGTCCTGGACCCCTCTGACGCCACCCACGGCGCGGGCATGCACCTGACCGTCAATCCGCCCGCGGCGCGCGACGCAGTCCCGGTGCTGCTGCGGGACGACGCAGAGCACGGCTTTGATGTCCGCTCCGAGCTGCCGCTGCGGGCGAGGTTGATCCCCGTCCGCTCAGCCGGCTCACCGGAGTGGGTCCTGCACCTTGTGATGCACCACATCGCAAGCGACGGGGCGTCCCTGGCCCCGCTGGCGCGGGACCTCTCTGCCGCCTACACGGCCGCCCGCGGCCAGGGCCCGGCCGCCGCTCCGGCACCCCTGCCCCTGCAGTACGCCGACTACGCCCACTGGCAGCGGCAACAGCTCGACGGGAGCGCCCTTACGGCCAAACTGGACCACTGGCGCCGCACCCTGGCCGGGATCCCCGCAGAGCTGATGCTGCCGGCGGACCACCGCAGGCCCCGCGAGTCACGCCAGCCCGGCCGGCAGCTGGGCTTCCTGCTCGGTGCGGACAGCGTCACTGCACTGAACGCCCTGGCCTCGGCATCGAACGCCAGCCTGTTTATGGCGCTCCACGCCGCCCTGGCCGCTTTCCTGCACCGCAGCGGCGCCGGCGAGGATCTGGTGATTGGTTCCCCCACCGCCGGACGGACGGACCCCGCCCTGCGCGAGCTGGTCGGCTTCTTCGTCAACACCCTGCCGCTGCGCGTGGACGCCGCCGGAGACCCCAGCCTGCGGACCATGCTCGGCCGCTCGCGGGAAGGCATCCTGGATGCCTTCGACCATAACGACGTACCGTTCGAACGGCTCGTCGAGGCCGTCAACCCGGACCGTGAACTGGGACGCCACCCGCTGTTCCAGACCATGCTCACCGTGGACACCGGGGCTCCTGCCGTTCCGCAACTGCCCGGAGTCCGGGTGGACGCCGAACCCGAAACAGGGTCGGGCGAGGCGAAATTCGACCTCTCCTTTACGTTCCGGCCCGACGGCGGAAACGGCGGACTGGCCGGCACGCTGGACTACAACGCTGCGATGTTTGAGGACGCCACGGCCCGGCGCCTGGCCGCCAGTTTCGGCCGGTTCCTGGAGCTCGCCGCAGCTTCCCCGGACACCCCGGTTTCGCTGCTGGGCCTGATCGGGACTGCGGAAGCTGGCGCCCTGATGAAGGTCACCGCCGGATCCCGCTCGGATCCGTCTGCGGAAGACCCCGAACCCGGAATCCTGGCGGCGTTCGCCGCCACGGTCCGGGCGACGCCGGACGCCGCAGCGGTGGTCGCGGCCGATGGCACCCTGAGCTTTGCCGGACTTGCCGCCTCGGCATCCCGGATCGCGGCCGCACTCACCGGGACAGGTGTCAGCCGCGGCGACGTTGTATCCGTGCTGCTCCCCCGCTCACGGGCAACGGTTGAGGGCATGTTCGGTGTACTGGCCGCCGGCGCCGTCTACAACCCGATCGACACCGAATACCCGGACGAGCGCGCCTCGGCAATCATCGCGGACGCTGCCCCGCCGGTCATCCTGACCAGCCGCAGCGTGGCCGCCCGGGTGGAGCAAATCCTCGCCGGGCTGACGGTCCGGCCCCGGGTGCTGGTCCTGGAAGACCTGGCGGCAGTGACGGAACCGGAGAAGGAACCCGGCCGGGACACCGTCGCCGCCGCGCTGGCAGCGTTTGCCGTTCCGGAGCCGCGCGAGCTGGCCTATGTGATCTTCACATCCGGTTCCACCGGCCGGCCCAAAGGCGTCGAGATCAGCCATGGCGCCCTGGCTGCCCTGCTCGGATCGCACCGCGAGACCCTGCTGTCCGGCCTCGGACACCGCCGGGCCGCACACACCACAGGCGTTGGCTTCGACGCCTCCTGGGACCCGATCCTGTGGATGGTGGCGGGCCACGAGCTGCACCTGATCGACGACGAGACCCGCCGCGACGCGCAGCAGCTGGCCGCCTACTTCGCAGCGCATGGCATCAACGCGTGGGAGACCACCCCCGGCTATCTCCGGCAGCTCCTGGCCGAGCCGGAATTCACCCGGCTGCTTGAGGCGCACACCCCCGGCGGCGGCGAGGCGGAACGTTTTAGCCTGGCCCTCGGCGGGGAGGCCTTCGACGCAGGACTGTGGAACACAGTTGCCGCACACCGCGGCGTCCAGGCCTGGAACCTCTACGGACCTACCGAAGCCACCGTGGATACCGTGCTGGCCCGGGTTGGCGGGACCGGCGAGCCGGTGCTGGGCAGCCCCACCGCGGGCACCCGGCTTTACGTCCTGGACGACCGGTTGCAGCACACCCTTCCCGGCGCGGCCGGCGAGCTCTACATCGCCGGCCGCCAACTGGCCCGCGGCTACCGCGGCCGTCCGGAGCTGACGGCCGAGCGCTTTATTGCGGATCCCTTCACCGGCGGCGGCGAACGAATGTACCGCACCGGCGACCTGGTCTTCCGGCACGCCGACGGCCGGCTGGTATTTGCCGGCCGCAACGATGACCAGCTGAAGATCCGCGGCTTCAGGGTCGAACCCGGCGAAGTGGAGCAGGCCCTGCGCAGCGCCGCCGGCGTCAGCGCCGCCGTCGTCCGTGCCGTCGGCACCGACGGCGGCACGCGCCTGATCGGGTACGTCGTTCCGGCGGCACCCGGCCACACGGCGGACTCCGCCGACGGCCCCGATGCCGGAACCCTGTCCGGGGAGGTCCGCGACCACGTACGGGGCCTGCTGCCGGACTACATGGTTCCCGCCGCCGTTGTGGTGATCGATGAGGTGCCGCTGACCCCGCACGGCAAGGTGGACACGGCCGCGCTGCCGGATCCCGGCAGCACGGCCCGCACTGCCGGGCGGGGTCCGCGGACGCCGCGGGAAAAAACCGTCGCGGCGATCTTCGCCGACGTGCTGTCCCTGGACCGGGCCGGCGTGGACGAATCGTTCTTCGAGCTCGGCGGCCACTCGTTCCTGGCCCGGCCGCTCATCGCCAAGGTCAACGCTGCACTGGGGACGGAGTTGACGGTCCAGTCGCTGTTCCGGGCGCCCACCGTCGAGGGCCTGCTCCGCGAGGCGTCCAAAGGTGCGCAGGAGAGCGCCGCGGACAGCCTGCGCCAACTGCTTCCGCTGCGGACCACCGGAACCAAGCTGCCGCTGTTTGCTGTGCACCCGGCATCCGGGATCAGCTGGGGCTATGCCTCCATGCTGGGCAAACTGGATCCGGAGCGGCCGTTGTTCGGACTCCAGATGCCCGGCATGGAACCGGGCCGCACCCACCCGATCGAGGCAGCAAACCTGACCGAACTGGCCGATGACTACATCGCCAAGCTCCGCTCCGTGCAGCCGGCGGGCCCCTACCATCTGATGGGGTGGTCCTTCGGCGGCCACCTCGTCCACCGGCTGGCCACCCGGCTGCAGGAACTCGGCGAGGAGGTGGCTTTCCTGGCCATCCTCGATGCCTTCCCCGGCAACCAGGAGGATAACGCCAAGGTGGGTACAGGCCAAGCGCTCTGGGCCAGCTACCTCGAAGCGCAAGGCTATGAGCTGGGGGAACAGGACAAGGCCGGGCTCGACGGGCAACGCGCCCAGGAAATCCTGCGCGAACACCACAACCCGCTGGGCAGCGTCCCGTTGGACTCCGTCAACGCCATGGTGGGCAACTTCCCGCCGCTGGCGCGGCTGATCCGCCAGGAGCAGCCGCAGGTTTTCGACGGCGACCTGCTGTTCCTCCGGGCCACCCGCGAGGTGCCTGAAGGCACCCCCGGCACCGGTGCCTGGCAGCCGTTCATCAGCGGGACCATTACCGATGTTGCCGTGGACGAGCGTCACTCCCAGCTGCTCAGTGACCGGGCTCTCAGCGCAATTATGCCGGCACTGGCCATCCAACTGGGCAGCGGACCCGAATAA